A portion of the Cryptomeria japonica chromosome 5, Sugi_1.0, whole genome shotgun sequence genome contains these proteins:
- the LOC131041157 gene encoding pentatricopeptide repeat-containing protein At2g35030, mitochondrial produces the protein MPTSPWIHNRTKIITPLYLHSVKGAANIRSKLLYRNYRYDSTNNFSLDSYSINTQVETRSRNRNFKETFSLLNTMEHPDFSSYASLLKACIKYKSLPEGKLVHAHIVQAGFACKYMYLDNTLLNMYVKCGRLIDARNLFDEMPERNVVSWSLLIAAYPKYGFYKQALTLFQQMKRSCVELDNFVFVGILPAIAGLGDLEHGREVQGDIIRSGFQSDFFVNSALVDMYAKCGSIENARQVFDKMPMRNVISFNAMISGYARNGYVVEAVKLFESMSERDVVSWTSMIVGYAQNGIVDEALELFWKMPERNVVSWNAMIGLLVQNGHFEEAVNIFEKMPVRNVVSWNTMISGFVQNGHFEEALKLFRIMPERNVVSWTALIFAYAQNGDAKKAFNIFQKMPERNVVSWNAMIAGFTQNGFLDEALKLFQKMPEPNVVTWNEMITGFALNGCFDEALELFRRMPERNVVSWTALIAGYVRNGHIDKALAIFHKMPERNVVSWNTMISGLAQNGYCFETFELFQNMQLKDVKPDSNTYASILSACANLAALSQGKLIHQDMIRNGFWRDVFMETALLTMYAKCGSIQDAHKVFDRMYVKNVASWNAIIVGCAIHGCGKEALHIFEKMRQSGTNPDNVTFVGVLSACCHAGLVNDGRLYFDCMSQHYQITPTVDHYCCMVDLLGRAGHLVEAQKFIKRMPIKPNSAVWASLLGSCRTHANVEVGKHAAEHLFRLDSNNSAHYLLLLNIYAAANRWDDVKNVRKIMEERNVKKEPACSWIEVNGKVNAFLVGGK, from the coding sequence ATGCCAACATCACCTTGGATTCACAACAGGACGAAGATAATCACACCTTTGTACCTTCACAGTGTCAAGGGTGCTGCAAATATTCGCAGTAAACTTCTTTATCGCAATTACCGCTATGATAGCACTAACAACTTCAGCTTAGATTCTTATTCCATTAATACTCAGGTTGAAACTCGTAGTAGGAATAGAAACTTCAAGGAAAccttcagtcttttgaacactatgGAACACCCAGATTTTAGTTCGTATGCTTCTCTGCTGAAGGCCTGTATTAAGTACAAATCCCTGCCAGAAGGAAAACTAGTGCATGCCCACATTGTTCAAGCTGGATTCGCCTGTAAATATATGTATTTAGATAACACACTTTTGAACATGTATGTCAAGTGTGGCAGATTGATTGATGCTCGCAATTTGTTTGACGAAATGCCTGAAcgaaatgttgtctcatggtctCTTCTGATTGCAGCTTACCCGAAGTATGGGTTTTATAAGCAAGCCTTGACACTCTTTCAACAAATGAAAAGATCTTGTGTTGAACTGGATAATTTCGTATTTGTGGGGATTCTTCCAGCAATTGCAGGTTTGGGAGATCTTGAACATGGCAGGGAGGTGCAGGGAGATATAATTAGAAGTGGGTTTCAATCGGATTTTTTTGTGAATAGTGCCCTAGTTGACATGTATgccaaatgtggaagcatagagaaTGCACGccaagtgtttgataaaatgcctatgagAAATGTGATATCGTTTAACGCAATGATTTCAGGATATGCACGGAATGGGTACGTTGTTGAAGCTGTAAAACTGTTTGAGAGCATGTCTGAAAGAGATGTGGTATCATGGACTTCAATGATTGTAGGGTATGCGCAGAATGGAATTGTTGATGAAGCCCTCGAACTCTTTTGgaaaatgcctgaaagaaatgttgtctcgtggaatGCAATGATTGGGTTGCTTGTCCAGAATGGACATTTTGAAGAGGCTGTGAACATCTTTGAGAAAATGCCTGTTCGCAATGTGGTTTCATGGAATACAATGATTTCGGGTTTTGTACAGAATGGGCACTTTGAGGAAGCCCTGAAGCTATTTCGCATTATGCCTGAACGGAATGTAGTCTCGTGGACTGCTTTGATTTTTGCTTATGCACAGAATGGTGATGCCAAAAAGGCCTTTAATATTTTTCAGAAAATGCCTGAACGGAATGTTGTCTCATGGAATGCGATGATAGCTGGATTTACACAGAATGGGTTTCTTGATGAGGCTCTGAAGCTCTTTCAGAAAATGCCAGAACCGAATGTGGTGACTTGGAATGAGATGATAACTGGATTtgcactaaatgggtgttttgaTGAAGCCCTGGAACTCTTCCGAAGAATGCCAGaaagaaatgtggtttcatggACTGCTTTGATTGCAGGCTACGTACGGAATGGACATATTGATAAAGCCTTAGCGATCTTTCAcaaaatgcctgaaagaaatgtagTCTCGTGGAATACAATGATTTCAGGACTTGCACAGAATGGATATTGTTTTGAAACCTTCGAGCTCTTTCAAAATATGCAATTAAAAGATGTAAAGCCAGATTCTAACACCTATGCCAGCATTCTATCTGCTTGTGCGAATTTGGCAGCTCTATCACAAGGAAAGTTAATTCATCAAGACATGATTAGAAATGGATTTTGGAGGGATGTTTTTATGGAGACTGCATTGCTGACTATGTATGCTAAATGTGGAAGCATTCAGGATGCACACAAAGTATTCGATAGAATGTATGTAAAGAATGTGGCTTCCTGGAATGCAATAATTGTTGGATGCGCCATCCATGGGTGTGGTAAAGAGGCCCTTCATATTTTTGAAAAAATGCGACAGTCTGGAACAAACCCAGACAATGTTACTTTTGTTGGAGTTCTGTCTGCTTGCTGCCATGCAGGCCTAGTAAATGATGGCAGACTGTACTTTGATTGCATGTCCCAGCACTACCAAATCACCCCTACAGTAGATCACTATTGCTGCATGGTTGACCTGCTTGGTCGTGCTGGTCACCTAGTTGAAGCACAAAAATTTATTAAAAGAATGCCAATAAAACCAAATTCTGCTGTGTGGGCGTCTCTGCTTGGTTCATGTAGAACTCATGCAAATGTAGAGGTAGGAAAACATGCTGCAGAACACTTGTTTCGGTTGGATTCAAACAATTCTGCACATTATCTCCTTCTCTTAAACATCTATGCAGCAGCCAATAGGTGGGATGACGTTAAGAATGTTAGAAAAATTATGGAAGAAAGAAATGTCAAAAAAGAACCAGCATGCAGCTGGATTGAGGTCAATGGAAAAGTGAACGCTTTTCTTGTAGGAGGCAAATGA